The Streptomyces phaeolivaceus genome has a window encoding:
- a CDS encoding TetR/AcrR family transcriptional regulator gives MAVDREHVLRSAAALLTRKSTATMDEVAKAAGISRATLHRHFAGRDALVRALEVLGIEECEAALAAARPAEGPARDAVRRLVREFEPAAGLLAFLYTENQLFEGEEQHEGWARIDAGIAALFKRGQAAGEFRIDLTPAWLTEALYGLLASGAWAVSEGRVAANDFTFMITELLLGGALRHPEQPGHPAQPEQSEHAVQQREES, from the coding sequence ATGGCTGTCGATCGTGAACACGTGCTGCGCAGCGCAGCCGCCCTGCTGACCCGCAAGTCCACCGCGACGATGGACGAGGTCGCGAAGGCCGCCGGGATCAGCCGGGCCACGCTGCACCGCCACTTCGCCGGGCGCGACGCGCTCGTCCGGGCGCTGGAGGTACTCGGCATCGAGGAGTGCGAGGCCGCGCTGGCCGCCGCCCGCCCGGCCGAGGGCCCGGCACGCGACGCCGTACGACGGCTGGTGCGCGAGTTCGAACCGGCCGCGGGCCTCCTCGCCTTCCTCTACACCGAGAACCAACTGTTCGAGGGGGAGGAGCAGCACGAGGGCTGGGCCCGGATCGACGCCGGCATCGCGGCCCTCTTCAAACGCGGCCAGGCGGCGGGCGAGTTCCGTATCGACCTGACCCCGGCCTGGCTCACGGAGGCGCTGTACGGCCTGCTGGCCTCCGGCGCCTGGGCGGTCTCCGAGGGCCGCGTGGCCGCCAACGACTTCACCTTCATGATCACCGAGCTGCTGCTCGGCGGCGCCCTGCGCCACCCCGAACAACCGGGACACCCCGCACAGCCGGAACAGTCCGAGCACGCCGTACAACAGAGAGAGGAATCATGA
- a CDS encoding aldo/keto reductase, whose product MPFARLAAATTPTCHIGFGLAAVARPGYITLGRDTDLGETRSVDALRTRTHELLDAAYAQGVRYFDAARSYGLSEEFLADWLKARPHIDDIVIGSKWGYTYTADWSTDAEKHEVKDHTLPTYERQRAETAELLGDRLDLYQIHSVTPDSPALADKELHARLAEAAAQGVTIGFSTSGPAQADAIRTALTVTVDGEPLFRTVQSTYNALETSAAPALAEAHDAGLTVIVKEGMANGRLAAPHAPEALRTVAEQTGLGCDAVALAVVLRQPWAGVVLSGAATVTQLASNLHAAVVDLDDDQLTHLADLAEDPRTYWEKRGSLPWH is encoded by the coding sequence ATGCCCTTCGCCCGACTGGCCGCAGCGACAACCCCCACCTGCCACATCGGTTTCGGCCTCGCCGCAGTCGCCCGCCCCGGCTACATCACCCTCGGCCGCGACACCGACCTCGGCGAGACCCGCAGCGTCGACGCCCTCCGCACCCGCACCCACGAACTCCTCGACGCCGCCTACGCCCAGGGCGTCCGCTACTTCGACGCGGCCCGCTCCTACGGCCTCTCCGAGGAGTTCCTCGCCGACTGGCTGAAGGCCCGCCCGCACATCGACGACATCGTCATCGGCAGCAAATGGGGCTACACCTACACCGCCGACTGGTCCACCGACGCCGAGAAGCACGAGGTCAAGGACCACACCCTCCCGACGTACGAGCGTCAGCGCGCCGAGACCGCCGAGCTGCTCGGCGACCGCCTCGACCTCTACCAGATCCACTCGGTGACCCCGGACAGCCCGGCCCTCGCCGACAAGGAACTCCACGCCAGGCTGGCCGAGGCGGCGGCCCAGGGCGTCACCATCGGCTTCTCCACCAGCGGCCCGGCCCAGGCGGACGCCATCCGCACCGCCCTCACCGTGACCGTCGACGGCGAACCCCTGTTCCGTACCGTCCAGTCGACGTACAACGCGCTGGAGACCTCCGCCGCCCCCGCCCTCGCCGAGGCGCACGACGCCGGTCTCACCGTGATCGTCAAGGAGGGCATGGCCAACGGCCGGCTGGCCGCCCCGCACGCCCCGGAAGCGCTGCGGACCGTGGCCGAGCAGACGGGCCTCGGCTGCGACGCGGTCGCCCTCGCGGTGGTCCTGCGGCAGCCGTGGGCCGGTGTCGTCCTCTCCGGCGCCGCCACCGTCACCCAACTCGCCTCCAACCTGCACGCGGCCGTCGTCGACCTCGACGACGACCAGCTGACCCACCTCGCGGACCTCGCCGAGGACCCGCGGACGTACTGGGAGAAGCGTGGCAGCCTGCCCTGGCACTGA
- the argH gene encoding argininosuccinate lyase has protein sequence MSSNSGDVRLWGARFADGPAEALAKLSASVHFDWRLAPYDIAGSRAHARVLHKAGLLTEDELTRMIAGLDQLETDVASGEFVGTVADEDVHTALERGLLERLGPDLGGKLRAGRSRNDQVATLFRMYLRDHARTVGGLIADLQDALIGLAEAHPGVAMPGRTHLQHAQPVLFAHHVLAHVQSLSRDAERLRQWDERTAVSPYGSGALAGSSLGLDPEAVAKDLGFEHGSSANSIDGTASRDFVAEFAFITAMIGVNLSRIAEEVIIWNTKEFSFVTLHDAFSTGSSIMPQKKNPDIAELARGKSGRLIGNLTGLMATLKALPLAYNRDLQEDKEPVFDSIDQLEILLPAFTGMMATLTVHRERMEELAPAGFSLATDVAEWLVKQGVPFRVAHEVAGECVKAAEAENKELNDLTDDQFAKISSHLTPEVRTVLNVPGALASRNGRGGTAPSAVAIQLADIKTNVTAQHAWATAKKS, from the coding sequence GTGAGCAGCAACAGCGGTGACGTACGGCTCTGGGGCGCCCGTTTCGCCGACGGTCCCGCCGAGGCCCTGGCGAAGCTGTCCGCGTCCGTCCACTTCGACTGGCGGCTGGCCCCGTACGACATCGCGGGCTCCCGCGCCCACGCGCGCGTGCTCCACAAGGCGGGCCTGCTCACCGAGGACGAGCTGACCCGGATGATCGCGGGCCTGGACCAGCTCGAAACGGACGTGGCCTCGGGCGAGTTCGTCGGCACCGTCGCCGACGAGGACGTGCACACCGCCCTGGAGCGCGGCCTCCTGGAGCGCCTCGGCCCCGACCTCGGCGGCAAGCTGCGCGCCGGCCGCTCCCGCAACGACCAGGTCGCCACGCTCTTCCGGATGTACCTGCGCGACCACGCCCGCACGGTCGGCGGACTGATCGCCGACCTCCAGGACGCGCTGATCGGCCTGGCGGAGGCCCACCCCGGCGTGGCGATGCCCGGCCGCACCCACCTCCAGCACGCCCAGCCGGTGCTGTTCGCCCACCACGTCCTGGCCCATGTCCAGTCCCTGTCCCGGGACGCGGAGCGGCTGCGCCAGTGGGACGAGCGCACGGCCGTCTCCCCGTACGGCTCCGGCGCCCTGGCCGGCTCTTCCCTGGGCCTGGACCCGGAGGCGGTCGCCAAGGACCTGGGCTTCGAGCACGGCAGCTCCGCGAACTCCATCGACGGCACGGCCTCCCGTGACTTCGTCGCCGAGTTCGCCTTCATCACCGCGATGATCGGCGTGAACCTCTCCCGGATCGCCGAGGAGGTCATCATCTGGAACACGAAGGAGTTCTCCTTCGTCACCCTCCACGACGCGTTCTCCACGGGCTCGTCGATCATGCCGCAGAAGAAGAACCCCGACATCGCCGAGCTGGCGCGCGGCAAGTCCGGCCGTCTGATCGGCAACCTGACGGGCCTCATGGCGACCCTGAAGGCCCTGCCCCTCGCCTACAACCGCGACCTCCAGGAGGACAAGGAGCCGGTCTTCGACTCCATCGACCAGCTGGAGATCCTGCTCCCCGCCTTCACCGGCATGATGGCCACCCTCACCGTCCACCGCGAGCGCATGGAGGAACTGGCCCCCGCCGGCTTCTCCCTCGCCACGGATGTCGCCGAGTGGCTGGTCAAGCAGGGCGTCCCCTTCCGCGTCGCCCACGAGGTCGCCGGCGAGTGCGTCAAGGCCGCCGAGGCCGAGAACAAGGAACTGAACGACCTGACGGACGACCAGTTCGCCAAGATCTCCTCCCACCTCACCCCCGAGGTCCGCACAGTCCTCAACGTCCCCGGCGCCCTGGCCTCCCGCAACGGCCGAGGCGGCACGGCCCCGAGCGCGGTGGCGATCCAACTGGCCGACATCAAGACGAACGTGACGGCGCAGCACGCCTGGGCGACGGCCAAGAAGAGCTGA
- a CDS encoding ferredoxin reductase family protein: MRRIRPRRSPAVPLLIAFWAGAAAVVWLWWDNTPSIADQGSKMVNAGRITGLLGGYLMALVVLQMARVPALERRVGSDRVARWHAMTGRYTLCLVVAHVVLTMYGYALQAGLTHTAILQQTIDSINQLPDMGKAAIGTGLLVFIGLISIGPVRKRIPYDLWYHTHLLTYAATFLTFWHQITTGNEFAATPAAKTAWYGLYGVVTALVVWYRIICPIKLNMKHRLRVEAVIEESPGIVSVLMSGRKLHRMGAEAGQFFRWRFLAPGMRFSSHPYSLSAAPRPNMLRITVKAIGDHSTALRDLEPGTRVWAEGPYGALTAGKRSRGKVLLVAGGVGITPMRALFETLPGAAGDLTLLYRANTTQDLALWDELALIAEERGARLMYAVNSPEGERPDISPDSLRRKIPDIESHDVFLCGPPGFAQGVYEALRGAGVPTRRIHHESFEM; this comes from the coding sequence ATGCGCCGCATCCGACCTCGCCGCTCTCCCGCCGTCCCGTTGCTCATCGCCTTCTGGGCGGGCGCGGCGGCGGTGGTGTGGCTGTGGTGGGACAACACCCCCTCCATCGCGGACCAGGGCAGCAAGATGGTCAACGCCGGGCGGATCACGGGTCTGCTCGGCGGATACCTGATGGCCCTGGTGGTGCTCCAGATGGCCCGGGTGCCCGCGCTGGAACGCCGGGTCGGCTCCGACCGGGTGGCCCGCTGGCACGCCATGACGGGCCGCTACACGCTCTGCCTGGTCGTCGCCCACGTCGTCCTCACGATGTACGGGTACGCCCTCCAGGCCGGCCTGACCCACACCGCGATCCTCCAGCAGACCATCGACTCCATCAACCAGCTGCCGGACATGGGCAAGGCCGCCATCGGCACCGGTCTGCTGGTGTTCATCGGGCTGATCTCCATCGGCCCGGTGCGCAAGCGGATCCCGTACGACCTCTGGTACCACACGCACCTGCTGACGTACGCGGCCACGTTCCTGACGTTCTGGCACCAGATCACCACCGGCAACGAGTTCGCCGCCACGCCCGCCGCGAAGACCGCCTGGTACGGGCTGTACGGGGTGGTGACCGCGCTGGTGGTCTGGTACCGGATCATCTGCCCGATCAAGCTGAACATGAAGCACCGGCTGCGGGTCGAGGCGGTCATCGAGGAGTCGCCCGGCATCGTCTCGGTGCTGATGAGCGGGCGCAAGCTGCACCGGATGGGCGCGGAGGCCGGGCAGTTCTTCCGCTGGCGGTTCCTGGCGCCGGGCATGCGGTTCAGCTCGCACCCGTACTCGCTGTCGGCGGCGCCCCGCCCCAACATGCTGCGCATCACGGTCAAGGCGATCGGCGACCACAGCACCGCCCTGCGCGATCTGGAGCCCGGCACCCGGGTGTGGGCCGAGGGCCCGTACGGGGCGCTGACCGCGGGCAAGCGCAGCCGGGGCAAGGTGCTGCTGGTGGCCGGTGGCGTGGGCATCACGCCGATGAGAGCCCTGTTCGAGACGCTGCCCGGCGCGGCCGGTGACCTGACCCTGCTCTACCGGGCCAACACCACCCAGGACCTGGCCCTGTGGGACGAGCTGGCGCTGATCGCCGAGGAGCGCGGGGCCCGGCTGATGTACGCGGTGAACAGCCCGGAGGGCGAACGCCCCGACATCTCGCCGGACTCCCTGCGCCGCAAGATCCCGGACATCGAGAGCCACGACGTCTTCCTGTGCGGGCCGCCCGGCTTCGCCCAGGGCGTGTACGAGGCCTTGCGCGGCGCGGGCGTCCCGACCCGCCGTATCCACCACGAGTCGTTCGAGATGTGA
- a CDS encoding pyridoxamine 5'-phosphate oxidase family protein codes for MGKTYERIDGRLRTFIEAQPLFFTATAPLSADGTVNLSPKGLKGSFVILDELTVAYLDFAGSNAETIAHLRENGRITLMWCAFQGPPNIVRVHGTGEAVLRDDPRFAGLLARFPDIDPAPHGLRAIIVVRAERIRDSCGYSVPFMAYEEDRDLHGRRFAREDDDSLSAYFASKEHIATSLDGLPGLPLPLPPSAV; via the coding sequence ATGGGAAAGACTTACGAGCGCATCGACGGCCGCCTGCGTACGTTCATCGAGGCGCAGCCCCTCTTCTTCACCGCGACCGCGCCCCTGTCCGCCGACGGCACGGTCAACCTCTCCCCCAAGGGCCTCAAGGGCTCGTTCGTGATCCTCGACGAACTGACCGTCGCCTACCTGGACTTCGCCGGATCCAACGCGGAGACCATCGCGCATCTGCGCGAGAACGGCCGGATCACCCTGATGTGGTGCGCCTTCCAGGGCCCGCCGAACATCGTGCGGGTGCACGGCACGGGCGAGGCCGTCCTCCGCGACGACCCCCGGTTCGCCGGACTCCTCGCCCGCTTCCCCGACATCGACCCCGCCCCGCACGGCCTGCGCGCGATCATCGTGGTCCGCGCGGAGCGCATCCGCGACAGCTGCGGCTACTCCGTGCCGTTCATGGCGTACGAGGAGGACCGCGATCTGCACGGCCGGCGCTTCGCGCGCGAGGACGACGACTCGCTCAGCGCCTACTTCGCCTCCAAGGAGCACATCGCGACCAGCCTGGACGGGCTGCCGGGGCTGCCTCTGCCGCTGCCGCCCTCCGCGGTCTGA